TACCTCGGAAGACTCACCCAGGCGGTAAAAGAAATCCCTGCGCTTATCTCCGCTCATAGCCAAGAAAGCCCGCACGTCCACCACTACAGGATCAAGGCCGGCCCATTGCCGGATTACCCCTTCCTTCGAGGATAACTTCGTGCCGCAATCAGCCGGCTCGGGTGAGAGGTCTATTTCCTGAGTAATCTTTTCTTTGGTTTCCCCACTGGCGGGATCTCGCTTTAGGGTTCTATCCCAGGACCGGCGAAAAGTTCTCGAGTCCGCTACGGATATTTCAACCCCCATGTAGTTGGTGTCCGGTGTGCTGTTGGCGAGTTTGAACACATCCGCCGTTCCGCTGACCGAGGCTTCCGGCAGGGCCCCGGTGATCGCAAGCTTGGTGGCCTGAATAGTTTGGGTCTTTCCCGACCCGTTAGGGCCGCACAGCAAAACGACTTCGGCTATCTCGATTTCGAGATCACGCGCCGATTTGAAGTTGATCATTCGAATTTTTTCAATCATTGCTTGTTCTCCTTCTTCTTGCCGGTTTGAGTAGGGCGGCCCCTCGGGTGCCCTTGCGGTAACGAGAATTGACTGTTACGGCATTGAGATTGTAAAGCTTGGCCCATTCAGTAAGACAGCGTGTTTTTCCTTTTATGGTGATCTGTACGTTCCGCCGGTGGTTCCTGCACTGAGTTCGCCTCGTCGCCCACCGGCAGTTGCCGGGTTCGTAGTTTCCGTCGTTGTCGATCCGGTCTATTTCCAGGTTCTCCTTGTGGCCATTCGCCAACGCCCAATCTCGAAAAGCCTCAAAATTCTCGTCCCATTCGGCGCAGACCCGGATCCCCCGGCCGCCGTAGTTTTTGTAAGCGCTGTTGTTCTTTAGGCTGCAACGGTGTCGCATATTCTTCCACACGCTATAAAGCTTTGCACCCGACTCACCATGCGTTTCCCCGTGGCGGTTGCCTCGATTCGAGCAGCTTTTACATCGACGGGCAGAGCCGCTTCTAAGCCGTTGGCCCTCAATTGCTTTTTCCGTACCACAAATACACCGGCACAGCCACTTCGCCTTACCCGCTCGATCATTTTCTGCTCTCTCGATTACGGTCCAGGAGCCGAATCGTTTTCCGGTTATGTCAATCAGTTCGCCCAACTATACGTCCCCCGTTTTTTGCAACATCCGGTAGACCTCTTCAGCCTGACTTTCGCTCAATTCCGTATACAAATTGGCTCGGAAACCCAGGGCCTCTGCGGTATCTACGATTTGCTGAGGGTGGACCGTGCCGCGCAGCGCCAGTGTCGCAATCTTGCCCTTGAATTCAGGCTTTGCGCTTGGGTCCGCCTTCTCGCCTGCGGGAGGTTTTTCCGGCTCCGGTTCGGGATCTGGCCCTTTCTTCTTGTCGTCCGGTTTCTCTTCGGCCTCTTCATCCTCGACCTGCTCCGCTTTCCCCTGGTCAACTTCATCCAGCCCTGGCTCGTTCGGTTCCTCATCGGTAATAATCTCGACATTGGCATCCTCGATAACTTCCTTCGCCGCATCCAGGTCGCCATGCTCGGCTGACGTTGAGAGTTTCTTCATATCGGTAAGATCAAGGGCGTGTTTGAAGCCGTACACGATAACCCTGGCCGTCCCGGTGTCTTTGCCTGCCGCGTCCTTTACAATACGATCAGTAATATCTCCCTGGCCGATCGCGGGGTGAGCTTTCAGGACGTTCCGGCCGCAGATGGTATCCGCGATCCTGTCCGCGAATTTCTGTCGCTGCTGGTGTTCGTTGTAGGCGGCTTGTATTTCCGGATGGGTAAGATCAACCCACAGCCCCAGGGCGGTATCCCCGAAGTAATCCACCGGGACGAAGAACAGGTCAGAATCCGCTCCCGGCTTTACCTCGATCTCTTTCTTCTCCTTGTAGCTTTTACCGCTATCGGTTTTCGCCCACTTCTCTTCAATGCCTTTCCACGATGTAGGCGGTTTATCGAGCCTGCCCATTACTCCAGCGGTGGGGAACCGCTTGATTTTCGCCTGTAAATCCTGTAGGAAATAGGTTCGGACGTTGAACACAACCGACTTGTCCACGAGGACCAGGTTGCCAACGGGAGAAAAGCCGATCCCCACCGTGCGGGTCCAGACCATAGATATACATTTGGTCTTCTGGTCGATCTCTACATGGGGGTTCGGTTTCAGGTTCCCGTCAACTATCGTACTATTCGGCTTGATCAGATTGATATTGGCGACCTGGTTGAGTCTATTGTATCCACCGCTGTTGATTGCGGCCTTCCCGGAAATCTTGTTGTAGTGGATACCCTCTTTCAGAACCATTTCGGCCCGTACCGTCTGGACCGCTCCCTGGCTGTCGCGGCCGACGAAAACCCTGCCGTCGCCGAGTGCGGCGGTTTCCGGCGGCTTCTTCTTCTCCCCGGTACCCGGTGGTTTCTGTTCAGTTTGATTTGACATGGCTGGCTCTCCCCTCTAGATTGGAAATTGTTGAAAAAGAAAAAGGTCCTGGCCGTCATTCCTGCGGGGAACTGGCCGGAACCTCTTTTGTTTCTCGCTGTTTCTGCTTGTTCAATTTCTCGCACTCGCCGAATCGCTCATCCTCCGGAGTAATCGCTTCCACCTGGACGTCCACCAGCTCGCCCGGGATCCGGAAGCCGTGCAGCCCGATCAGCTCATTGATGCTTTCCGTTAGATACTGCCAGTCGAAAGCGTTGTCCTCTTCGCCTTCGCCGCGGAAAATGATTATCGCTTCGGCATACAGCGGTTGCAGATCGGCCCTGTCGCGGCAGCATTTAAGATCGTGGTGTTTCTCGGCGAAATCGGCGGGCATTTCCAGTCCGCACCGCGGGCAGGTGTCCGTTTCGGAGGCGGTTTTCAGGTAGGTAGGCATCGTTCTCTCTCCCCAATAAAACAGGATAATCAAGCAAATAGTGCTTGCCAAAACCGAGCATACGTGCTTATAATTAGCTGACAGGGCGGCCCCGGTTGCCTTGGTTGTCGTTAGTCTATCTTCCCCAACTCACGAAGAAAACCGTCCAGGGCTTCGCTGATGAGTTGGGAAACGGAAGGCTGTCGCCCGGCGACTTCTCGTTCTTTGGCGAGCTGCTTCAGTGCCGCCTTGTGCTTTTCGAACAGGTAGAACGTGAAACTGCTGGCTTCGGTGCTCACTCTGTCAGCTTGTGCTGGCATTTTTTGATCCTTGTGATTGGTTGTTGCTTCATTCTGTTTTCACCCATTTAAGGACTTCTAAGTGCCTGTTTCTATTTGCCCTGTTTGCAAAGGCGGTTCTTTCGAGATCGTCGAGCAGAAACCCAAGAACTCGACCTATTCCGTCCTGTTCGTCCAGTGTTGCTCTTGCCACTCCGTTGTCGGAACGCTGGAATTTTACAGCGGTGGCTACTTGGCCAAACAACAAGAACAAGCCCTGGCAGAGCATTCACGGCTGCTGAATGAAATCAGTTCGAAGCTTAATGGCCTTCGGAATCTGGTCGGCGGAGAATAGCCCGGCCGCTGTCGGGGTTTTCAAATACCCCGACTGATTTTTCGCAGAACGCTTCGACCATTTTCTTGTACGTGGCGATCAGATCATCCAGGTTTTGCTCGCCGGCGTTTTTGCAAAACCCCACGGCCAGCTCCATCAGGCGCAATGCCGTGAGATCGTCGACTTTATTTTTGTTGTCTTTACTCATCTTCGTACCTAACTGGTCAGATTTATTTCACCTCTCGAGTTTGGAAACGTAGCCTAAAGATGTTTAGCTCTATGCAAGTCCATTATAAGGTGATCGAGCGCACATGTCAAGAACTTTACAAAGAAATTTTCCGCCTGAAGTAGTCAAGCGGATAGAATCGGTGCTTGAAGAACTTAACTTGCCACATTTAAAGGCTTTATCTGAAAAGGCCATCGTCCACCAAAGCACTATTTCTAAGCTTCTGCAAGGTAGCAATGTCGAATTAAGAACCAAAATGAAGGTTCAAAAGTCTATCGAGCGCATTAGTCTAAATTGGCTTATAACCGGCGAAGGGGAGAAGTATTTGGAGGAAAAGCGGCAGCCGGGGCAGTTGTTGAACGAGCTGTTATCGCAGAATGCACCCGTCGTCCTGCTCAACGAAATCCTGCCGCTGCTCAGAACAATCGGAGAAAATACCGGCAGGCTGGTTGAGCTGCAATCGGGCCATCAGGACGGGCCGCGCTACGAAGCTACCGAGCTCCATCTGACAATCCCCGACCCGCCGGATCATCTGTCCGAACAACGGATCATGCAGTACGACCGCAATGCTGGCCTGCTGCTGCGCTGGGCCCGTACCGAGAAAGCGCAGGCGGCTTTCCCCGACGGTGTCCCGGACCATGCCCTGGAAGAGTTCTGTGAGAAAGTTTCCGGCTTCTACGGCGGCGGCTGGATCGATGATATATCTGGAATGCTGAAGGATCTGATCGAGGAACTTAATCAGGAGAAAAGATGAGAAGCTTTCTGCTCTTCTTACTGCTATCGGTACTCTGCTTATGTTCCGCCGCAGGTGGTAATGATGCCATTACCGCAGATCAGGCTAAGAACTACATTGGAGAAACGAAGACCGTAATCGGCCAGGTCGTCAGCGCGAAATATGCCGCTGGCAGCCGCGGAAAGCCCACCTTTTTGAATCTCGACAAACCATATCCGAATCAAATTTTCACGGTCGTAATTTGGGGATCGAACAGGTCTAAATTCGATGAGCCGCCAGAGAAACATTTTCTGAAAAAGAAAGTCCGTGTCACCGGCAAGATATCAGAATATAGAGGCAAACCACAGATAGTCGTCACTGACCCCAAGCAGATTAATATCAAGGAAAAAGAGGGAGTGGAGAAATAGTGTCCAGGTAGACACCCCTCCGGCTGGCATCCCGTAGGCAACATTGTTCTACCGCGGCCGCCGGCAGAGTGATGTTCTAAGAGCCCTTCATATTCATCTTGCCAGTAAACATAACTGATCCCCGAATATCAATATAGACTATCGTAGATTTATACCCCCTCGCTACGCCCGCCACAGGCCTACAAAGAGAACACCCCTGGAGGAATGGCTTGATACCTCCAGGGGCGATCGTTGCTTACAGGGCTTTATATGAGCTCGTTAAGGCGGTTTCTCCATAAAATGCCTCTGGTCCCAATGGTTCTCCATCAAATGCCACTGGTTCCAATGGGTATTGTAGACAAACCGCAGCACATATTTACCGCTGTGCTGCGAATCAAACAGTATATCTACCGTATCCTCAGCGGCAATATGAAATCCGACAACCTGCCTGTTCCAGTTCGGGTTCGATTTCCGCATCCCGTCTACGAACACCGCCGCCTTGTGCGGCATGATCCAGACGGTATCGGTCCTGACCTCTACCTCTGGCGGCGGTAGAATAACCCGGATCGGCCCCTGAAGACGCCCAGCGCAACCCAGGAGGGCCGTGAAGAGCATAATAAACAGACCGCGCATTTTCTCCCTCTTACTTGATTAAGCTATCCCCGCTGACCTCGTACTTGCCCGGCGCTATTACCGGCTGACCTTCCAGGTCACATCATCGGCCACCGCCTTAGAATCCACGACATAGTCCTTGTCCCGAATCTTCCCGGCGACCAGTAGCTTCTTGTATCTGATCTGGTCGGCGGTCAGATCAATAACTACATCGTTGAGAACGTCCACCCGGTCAGGATTGTGCTGTATCTTATAGTCGCGCCAGACCACACGATTGCCGAGAGAGTCTGGCTCGGAGTAGACATCCCCCATCAGCACGGGTCGGGTCTTGGGAGTCGGCCCCCACCAGCCAACTGTATCCAGCACTGTCCGAAACGGCACGGCTGAGATTGCTACAATTAAACCCTGTTTTCCGTCCTCGTTTACTTTCTCCCGTAAGATCGAAACCGTATCGACCTGCGACCACAGCAGGGCTGGAAACAGCAGTATCATCAGTATCGTTTTCATATCCGCTCCTTAGTACCAAGTGTTGTCAAAAACTGTATTTGGTGAACCGTTGATGTCTGTGGTGTTGTTATTGCCAATGTTTCCACCAACAGTTACATTTGATAGTGCTCCTGCAACATCTATTGCAGTTGTCCAGCCGTAAAAATGACTCCCAACAACCTGTGCGCTACTCACGTCTATGTTGATAGCTATTGCCCCACCCCTTAGATCAAAGAAGTTACACCCGACAACGCCAAGCTGTGAGGCTGCCGAATTGAATATCCCGCCGTTGATAAAGGTACAGCCGCTAAATATGTAGCGCTCATTAAACATATAGATATGCGGATCGGTTGCGCTCACATCGAACAGAAAGGTCGTGCCGCTTGCCGATACATTGGTTTTATACATCGGCCTGTAGGTTGACGGCCCGAACTCATAATACCCGCCGGTATATCGTATGAAATACTGGCAGGTGCCTAAACCCTCTATTCCCTCGCCGCTCAGATACCATGTGTTGTTAATCATGTGAATCGTGCCCTGAGCATTGCCAAGAGTCAGGAAATTATTCACATCTCCAGTATTGTTTTCAAACGTAACCTGTGTATCATCATAATCACCACCGACAAAGTGTATTTGAAACGAGGCTCCTGCCATCTCGCAATTTCGAACAACCAATGTCGAATCCTGCCCATTTCCATTCAGGCCGTATGTGTAGAAGATTTCACCCACCATATAACAGTTGTCAAAGATCAGATTGCAACTCGTTAAAGTGTTAATTAACATTGTAGTCCCGACGGCCTGTGGCCCGTCTATACTCACAAGGGCAAGATTTCTGAAAGTCCAGCCCGCATCATCAAATCTATTGCGAAAATAGAGCGGCGAATCGTCCGGGTCGCCTGCTATAATTGAACGGTACTTATCCCCACCCGTCAGCGTCCAATCGGTCTGCACGGTATCAGCCGTTGCCAGCGAATCATCGTCAAATACGAACAGGCTGTCGCCCGGCAAGAGAAACGCCTGGCCACCGCGCACGGCGACGGCGATAAGGGTATCTCCGATAGAGCTGTCGGCTATCCCGCCAGCGTACCAGCGGAAGCCCGAAAAGGCTCCATACGTTGATGAATCTGCTTTAGTACTGCCGAATATTATATCGTACCAAGTAGTATCGAGCATCGCGCCGCCGCCGCCGCCACCACCACCGCCACCGGAGGTATCAGCCGCCGCCTGGAGGGAGTCGATTGCTGATTGAGCGGCCAGCATTTCCGTCATGAGGGTAGCGATAAGCCCCTGGTTGACGGCCACGCTATCCGCGTTCGCGGTTATCAGCAGGAACAGCGAGTCAAGTGTGTTCTGGAGCGAGTCCACGGCGTTCTTGAGGCTGTCGGCCCGGGCCGCGTTCAACTGGTATAGCACCTCCACGCTGTCGCGGATTGCCGTTGAGGTATCTCCAACCTCCTCGTGGCTGGCCGGCAATAGCCCCGGTGGGAACTGCGCGATCGCGGGGGCCACTGCGAAGACAGCCAGCAAAATCACAAGCTTCATCATTTTAAGCATACTGCCTCCAAGTCTTTTAATTCGTAACCCTGAGAGCAACGCGGACGATGAACCTGCTTTGGCTCGATCGCGTTACTTCAGAGAAGGTATTGATTCTTGATTGTGAGCTCGCAGTTTGCTCGGAAGTCATAAGGAATCTACTTTGGGTAGAGCTTGTTTTCTCGCCCGTAGTGTTCAACCTGGTCTGACCAGTGTTGGACCGCACGGCAATCGTAGGACCGAGCCACAAATAATGATAATACATCCACGGAACAGGCTGGTAGTGCATTTCTTCCCCTTCTTACCTGTGGCACCATGCCCAAAAATCGGCACTCAATAAATTCGTCCAGCCAAGTACAATCACCACGGCCCCCGCGTCCGGCTGGATACCGGAGAAAGGAAAGAATACTGATTGACCAAGACCGCCAGTGTGCATCATTGGGGTATAAAGCCCATCGAATGTTAATTGGAAACTTGCTGGACCATTGCATTCTGCTCGGATACCCGTAACGCTTTCGCTACCAGTGAAGGAGAAGGTAGCTATCGTTGCGCCACCCAGGAGGCGTACCGTTGCCCCGAGTCTGTGGAGAATATCGGCAGTGCCGTTCTGCGCCCTGGTGATATTGTCACCCGCACCGACAAGAACATCCTCCGCGCCAATGATCACATCGTTGGCGCCGAATATATCGTTGGCCGTGCCGTCCTTTAGCGATATCGTACCGGCCCCGATCTCAAGCTGCGCGGAGAGGGAAGAGATATTCCGCTCAACGGTAATGCCTCGCTTGTTATCGGCCATGCTGAAAGGGATTATATCGGTCAATAGAGACATGCCCTCACCGTTCCTTTCTCTGTTGTGCAGTACCGCGCCTTGAGGCGTTTTTCAAGAGTTGTTTGGTAATGAGCTTATCCTCGGTCTGCCGGGCCTTTTCGTTATACGCCCGTATTTCCTCGAGCAGAGATTCTTTCATCCCTGACGGACGTTTATCCGGCTCGATCGAATAATACTGCTCGTAACGTCTTATCAGTTCGGAGTCTTTCAGCCCTCTCGGTGGCGGTCCGCTCGTAGCCATAAAGCCCAAAGATTTCAGCAGCGCATCCCACCCGTCCATTTCGCCAGTGAGGAAAGAGAGCATATTTTGAACGGGGATCGGCGTGAACCCTCGAGCTTCATGGATTAAGTAACTCGGTATCTGGTTCCATTCGACAGATCCGCTCTTCCCCCATACCCACGTTGTCAACTTCCCGGCATCCTTCCCGCCTTTAGGATCACCGGCTTTGTGGTGTCCTTTGCGATCCGTGCCGTAAACTCCCTTGTCGTCAAGACCAAGAAACTCTTCAACGGTTGTGAACCTGGCCCCGCGCCAGTCCTCTCCAACGATTGCCTCCATGGCCGCCTTCGCCAGCGGTGAGCCCTTGTGCTGGATCGAGCGGATAGGATGGGCGATAAACTTCAATGGATCGTGGAAGTGACCGATCAGGCTGAAATACTTTCTCCGCTCCGCCTCTTTGCCTGTGAGCAGCTCGTAGATGGGAGTAACATCTATATCCAACCATTTTAGCCGGCCAGCTTCCCAGGCCTTTCTGTAGCGAGTCCAGAAATCATCATCGTCCGCAGCGGAAAGGATTAAATTAAATGCGACAGTAGTCATGATCGACTTAGCAAATACTCTCCCCCAAAATTCACGGTATATCCTGCCCTCATCACCGCGCTTAAATGCACCAACCATAGACCTGACGTTAGATTCAGTCCAATCCGGCGCCAACGCCAACAACCTGAATATGTGTTGCCAGGTGGGGTTACGGCCGAGAGTGTTTATTCTGCCGTGGTGGAGGCCTCCGAAATCATCATTGATCAGGCTGGCCGCCATCTTTGCCAGCTCATGTTCTGTTACTTCTCCTGCAGCAAGGTCTTTCGCATGGCGTTTCATCAAATGCTGAAACTCGATCACACCCGCCTGCGCCTTGAGAGCCGGCATCATCCGCTGAAAAAGGAAGTGCGTCTGAACCTCGCGCAGCCGCATCAACTTTGCCCGGTGACTTTTTACCATCGGGACCTTATCGATTATCTCCCCGATCTTCGTATTCTCGTCCTGGACCCACTGTAATTCATCCCAATCCTGCATACGCCCGATCGTCAGCCCGCCACGGACCAACGCTCGTACTTCGGGGGTGTAGGCTTTTATCATGTCCGCACCCTCGCGGATCAGCTTTCGGAGATTTACATCCTTTCTCCGGAAGCGGCCGCCGAGAAAGTACGATCGCAATAGAGCCTGGTGGTGAAAACTGGACAGGACAAATATCGTATGCTTGATCTCTGCGGAAAACCGAGTCAGTCCTTTGAAACCCGGAACCTTATAGAGATAAGAGCTTCCGAGTAAGTTATTCAGCAGTTTTGCCAGCCGCGGGGCAGCATAGTAATCGACCCGGGTAAACAGATCGCCATCCTCGGTTGCAAGAAATCCTCGACCATAGACTTTATCGGGATCCGCTTTACCGGCATGAACCCATTTAACAAAGTTAGGATGTTCCACTTGAAGCCAACTGCCGTCAGAAGAGGGCTTTGTTGTAACCAGGCCAGCTTTTTCAATCTTGTCCAGGAGATCGCGCTGGACCTTGACCTTTATCATTTCCTCCCGGCTGGCCTCGAGTGCATTGATAGCTCCCTTGATCCTGAGTTCTTTCCCCAAGCTCCAACCGTGCAGGATGCTCTCTAACGTGCGTTCTTTCGCCCGTCCGGTGCTTGTACCGAACTTGCGCCTGAGTGCACCCTCTTCCTTACCGTCCTTCTTCCAGAGCCGCATATTGTAGTTATCCCGAACCCTCGAGAGGATGGCCGCGGGACTCTTATCGCCGGGGAAGGCTTTTTGGTGGGCCCGCCCGAATTCCTTATTCAGTCGGATAATCTCATCAGCCAGTTCTTGCTCTGCGGGGGATAGCTGCTGGCTCTGGTGATAGAGATTGACTTGATCTTCCGTCAGCTCGTTTTTGTACTTCTCGAACTGCTCAGACGGCGTACCGTACTCCTGCGACTCGGCCTCGCGTAGATCAATGTGCAGGGCGATCGCCATTTCAAGACCCTGCTCAACCTCTTCTCGATACTTGTCCTCGTACCACTTCCGCTTATCCGCTCCTGTTATTCTCTTCAGCTTGTCTCTCAGCCTTTCGGCGGTCGATCGGGCTTCCTGGATTTGATCGTCCAGATCCGCAAGGTACTCATCCTTTAACCGGATTATCGAGGGCTCTGCCGTTTCTTTCGTGACAAACTCTTCCCAGGTGGTGAACTTTTTCCCGAGAACCCGCCGGATATAGGCTTTCTTCTCGGCTACACCCTTGAATATCAGCGCCACCGCTCCGGACTCTTCCGATCCACCGTGTTCCTCGATAATCCACGCCATATAAGGCCAGAGCTTCCCGCTTACTTCGGGAGGCAGGCCCGGAACGATCGTTGCTACCCTCTCGTCTTCCAGCTCTTCCTTGTAGCTGTCTCGCGCCTGTTCAATTAGCGCATCAACAATATCGTCCCAACGGCCTTCACCCCTCGGCAAGTGGCCGGCCTCTGCCATCCGCGCCAGCTTGCCGAACCCCATGCCCTGTTTCATGTGGAGGGTGATCCGGTACATATCTTGAGCTGATACTTTCCTCGGTGGCTTACCGCCGCCCGACAGGACCGCCGCCGCCCGCTTTCTGTTTTCCTCGATCGCCATCTGTGCGAAGTGGGGCATGATCAGCCGATCGTTCTCCGCGCGGGACTGCTGCTTATAGTCAGCCGCGGTATATTCATCCGGAGTAGACTCGGAGAACATTATTTCGGTACCGGCCATCTGCTGCTCGAGTAACGCCAGCTTGTACTCCAACCGCTTCCGGATCGCGTCAGTGCTTTGATTATTCCGTGTCGCAGGTAAAGCCTTCAAATGCTCGAGGGTTCTCTCGTAATCGTCCAGCATG
This genomic stretch from Candidatus Glassbacteria bacterium harbors:
- a CDS encoding DNA-binding protein, whose amino-acid sequence is MRSFLLFLLLSVLCLCSAAGGNDAITADQAKNYIGETKTVIGQVVSAKYAAGSRGKPTFLNLDKPYPNQIFTVVIWGSNRSKFDEPPEKHFLKKKVRVTGKISEYRGKPQIVVTDPKQINIKEKEGVEK